In a single window of the Raphanus sativus cultivar WK10039 chromosome 9, ASM80110v3, whole genome shotgun sequence genome:
- the LOC130500195 gene encoding uncharacterized protein LOC130500195 has product MSFSSDDAADKAIEDVFEQHVDNFIDQHVDNFIDQQINKPKRRAYIERHREQGHEDLWNDYFSENPTYPPEMFRRRFRMTRPLLLSIVDRLSNEVPYFRQRPNAHGRYGLSALQKCNAAIRMLAYGQSGDTYDEYLRLGESTALLCLEKFNDAIIKLFGDEYLRKPTPAYLQRLLDIGEVRGFPGMIGSIDCMHWEWKNCPRSWRGQYTRGHGKPTIVLEAVASQDLWIWHAFFGLPGTLNDINVLDRSQVFSDIIQGRAPKVNITVNGHNYRMAYYLMDGIYPKWSTFIQSIPLPQGLKAEIFAEKQESARKDVERAFGVLQSRFAIVKNPALLWDKEKI; this is encoded by the coding sequence ATGTCTTTCTCATCAGATGATGCAGCAGATAAAGCAATTGAAGATGTGTTTGAGCAACATGTTGATAATTTTATCGACCAACATGTTGATAATTTTATCGACCAACAAATTAACAAGCCTAAAAGACGAGCTTATATCGAAAGACATAGGGAACAAGGCCACGAAGACCTATGGAACGACTATTTCAGTGAAAATCCTACATATCCACCAGAAATGTTTAGGCGGCGTTTTAGAATGACGAGGCCATTGTTGCTTTCAATTGTCGATCGCCTGAGTAATGAAGTTCCATACTTTCGTCAAAGACCAAATGCTCACGGGAGATACGGCTTATCTGCACTTCAAAAGTGTAATGCGGCTATACGTATGCTAGCATATGGTCAATCGGGAGATACGTATGACgaatatctccgacttggtgagaGTACTGCACTTTTATGTTTGGAAAAGTTCAACGACGCGATAATAAAATTGTTTGGTGATGAGTATCTACGGAAACCTACACCAGCTTATCTTCAACGATTACTCGATATCGGAGAGGTACGCGGATTTCCGGGAATGATAGGcagcatcgactgtatgcattgggagtggaaaaacTGCCCACGGTCTTGGAGAGGGCAGTACACACGAGGTCACGGAAAGCCGACCATTGTCTTAGAGGCTGTGGCATCACAagatctttggatatggcacgcaTTTTTCGGTTTACCAGGTACCCTCAACGATATTAATGTTCTTGATCGGTCACAAGTTTTTTCTGACATTATACAAGGTCGAGCTCCTAAAGTTAATATCACGGTCAACGGCCACAATTATCGTATGGCGTACTACCTTATGGACGGAATCTATCCAaaatggtcaacatttatcCAATCCATCCCACTACCTCAAGGTCTTAAAGCTGAGATTTTTGCTGAAAAACAAGAATCCGCCAGAAAAGATGTCGAACGTGCTTTCGGAGTTTTGCAATCAAGGTTTGCAATAGTGAAAAATCCTGCTCTACTATGGGACAAGGAAAAGATTTGA
- the LOC108827895 gene encoding UDP-glucose 4-epimerase 4 gives MVKNILVTGGAGYIGSHAVLQLLLRGYTAVVIDNLDNSSLVSIQRVKELAGDRADNLTFHQVDLCDKPALERLFSQSKFDAVMHFAGLKAVGESVAKPLLYYNNNLIGTITLLEVMAAHGCKKLVFSSSATVYGWPKEVPCTEESPLSGMSPYARTKLFIEDICRDVQRGDPEWRIIMLRYFNPVGAHPSGRIGEDPCGTPNNLMPYVQQVVVGRLPNLKIYGTDYTTKDGTGVRDYIHVVDLADGHISALQKLEDSKIGCEVYNLGTGKGTTVLEMVDAFEKASGMKIPVVKVGRRPGDAETVYASTEKAERELNWKPKYGIDEMCRDQWNWASNNPLGYGPSTEDRA, from the exons ATGGTGAAGAACATTCTGGTTACCGGAGGTGCTGGTTACATCGGAAGTCACGCGGTGCTTCAGCTTCTCCTCCGGGGATACACCGCTGTCGTAATCGACAACCTGGACAATTCATCCCTCGTTTCGATCCAACGCGTCAAGGAGCTCGCCGGAGATCGTGCAGATAATCTCACATTCCACCAG GTGGACCTTTGCGATAAACCCGCGCTTGAGAGGCTTTTCTCCCAATCCAA GTTCGATGCAGTGAtgcattttgctggattgaAAGCAGTCGGGGAGAGCGTAGCCAAACCTCTTCTCTATTATAACAATAACTTGATTGGCACTATTACTCTCTTGGAAGTCATGGCCGCACACGGTTGTAAAAAA CTTGTATTTTCATCATCGGCTACTGTGTACGGCTGGCCAAAGGAGGTTCCTTGTACTGAAGAGTCCCCTCTCTCCGGAATGAGTCCTTATGCTAGAACTAAG ctCTTCATTGAGGACATTTGTCGTGATGTACAACGTGGTGATCCGGAATGGAGAATCATTATGCTCAGATACTTTAACCCTGTCGGTGCTCACCCTAGCGGTCGCATTGGTGAGGATCCTTGTGGCACTCCTAATAACCTCATGCCTTATGTCCAGCAAGTCGTTGTTGGCAGGCTTCCTAACCTCAAGATTTATGGAACCGACTATACCACTAAAGATGGCACCGGT GTACGAGATTATATTCATGTTGTTGATCTAGCTGATGGCCATATATCTGCGCTTCAAAAGCTAGAAGATTCTAAAATAG GTTGCGAGGTATACAACCTAGGAACCGGAAAAGGAACAACGGTGTTGGAGATGGTTGATGCATTTGAAAAGGCTTCGGGAATG AAAATCCCAGTGGTGAAGGTTGGAAGAAGACCAGGTGATGCAGAGACGGTGTACGCATCAACCGAGAAAGCTGAACGTGAACTAAACTGGAA GCCAAAGTATGGAATAGACGAGATGTGTAGGGACCAATGGAACTGGGCAAGCAATAATCCTCTCGGTTACGGTCCTTCAACAGAAGACAGAGCTTAA
- the LOC108825413 gene encoding uncharacterized protein LOC108825413 — MKRKRDHGKGQPNKENESPHQNENIATAGNESDQRWCQTPRLQRENLTVPVQSIFSRLSEGIYKSPATTSIGPIDEPISNTPKTPRNKRKTFLDMGFTSDASKNTPEPTSCLTALPSRELNTSEDKTEHGEKPPKRSRKHLHANFTSSAMGLFGSTEQQISPTPETSASKQKRNIASCTPEQGSCLTSKKRRKNPPAVLKDITKISQIFVRDKGNMQSNTVDGTCEDHDSDDDDADIDNDIDFRGVLEEIDDSLEFDCSSQESSDTETEENHFADDVELETEYPQSSSPTETLIAKTSARATKRMKTKSSGNDYGKNSRYAYIILILT, encoded by the exons ATGAAACGTAAACGTGATCATGGCAAAGGTCAACCAAACAAAGAGAATGAGAGTCCTCATCAAAATGAAAACATTGCCACTGCTGGAAATGAATCCGACCAGAGATGGTGTCAAACTCCAAGACTGCAAAGGGAAAATCTTACAGTACCAGTACAGTCTATTTTTTCAAGGCTTTCCGAAGGGATTTATAAGAGTCCTGCTACTACATCTATTGGTCCTATAGATGAACCAATCTCAAACACTCCAAAAACACCAAGAAACAAACGCAAGACATTTCTAG ATATGGGTTTCACGTCAGATGCTTCTAAGAATACTCCAGAACCTACATCATGTCTCACGGCATTACCAT CACGAGAGTTAAACACCAGTGAAGACAAAACAGAGCATGGGGAAAAACCACCAAAACGGAGTAGAAAACACCTACATGCCAATTTTACCAGTTCAGCTATGGGTTTATTTGGCTCTACCGAACAACAAATATCACCAACTCCAGAAACCTCAGCAAGCAAACAGAAGAGGAATATAG CTAGCTGTACTCCAGAACAGGGAAGTTGTCTCACTTCAAAGAAACGAAGAAAGAATCCTCCAGCTGTGTTAAAAGACATTACAAAAATATCTCAGATCTTTGTAAGAGATAAGGGAAATATGCAATCAAACACAGTCGATGGTACATGCGAAGATCATGACAGTGACGATGATGATGCAGACATCGACAATGATATCGATTTTAGAG GAGTACTTGAAGAAATTGATGATTCTCTAGAGTTTGACTGTAGTTCCCAGGAGAGTTCTGATACAGAAACTGAAGAAAACCATTTTGCTGATGATGTTGAGCTGGAAACTGAATATCCTCAGTCTTCCTCTCCAACGGAGACGCTTATTGCAAAGACGAGTGCACGTGCAACTAAGCGGATGAAAACCAAATCCAGTGGAAACGATTACGGTAAGAATTCACGTTATGCTTACATAATTTTGATT CTTACATAG
- the LOC130500194 gene encoding glutathione S-transferase T3-like: protein MEHPPQTSHSSLQRRKWSTKEDVVLISAWLNTSKDAIVSTDQKAGTFWKRIVDYVNASPLLSGAVPREWSQCKQRWGRINEQVCKFVGCYEAAVREQASGQNENDVMKAAHDIFFNDIGIKFTLEHCWRELRFDQKWKSLGVPKEGPKEKRKEAAEVVAEEEGAEVQPPGVKACKAAKRKRQGYDEIHSMLAVKKEIQQQKLLERLLAKDPTHLSANEITLMNKLISEMI from the coding sequence AAGAAGAAAGTGGTCAACCAAAGAAGACGTTGTGCTCATAAGCGCTTGGTTGAACACCAGCAAGGATGCCATCGTGAGCACTGACCAGAAGGCCGGAACGTTTTGGAAGCGCATAGTGGATTACGTCAACGCAAGCCCTCTGCTCAGTGGCGCCGTTCCTAGAGAATGGAGTCAGTGTAAGCAGAGGTGGGGAAGAATCAATGAGCAGGTGTGCAAGTTTGTGGGCTGCTATGAAGCAGCAGTGAGGGAGCAAGCGAGTGGCCAAAACGAGAATGATGTCATGAAGGCTGCCCATGACATCTTCTTCAATGACATTGGCATCAAGTTCACACTTGAACATTGTTGGAGGGAACTTCGGTTCGATCAGAAATGGAAATCACTCGGTGTTCCCAAAGAAGGTCCCAAGGAGAAAAGGAAGGAAGCTGCGGAGGTGGTGGCTGAGGAGGAAGGTGCGGAGGTTCAGCCTCCTGGTGTCAAGGCTTGCAAAGCAGCCAAACGCAAGAGGCAAGGTTATGATGAGATACATAGCATGCTTGCTGTGAAAAAGGAGATACAGCAACAGAAACTCCTAGAGCGTCTCCTTGCCAAAGACCCTACCCATCTATCTGCAAACGAAATCACACTCATGAACAAACTCATTTCTGAAATGATTTGA
- the LOC130500196 gene encoding uncharacterized protein LOC130500196 — protein MANNQAYVYVHNVKPHKDAWRVHVKLLHSWTSNTNFGGETLECVLADERGGKIHASCKRNLMFRLKRNLPIGEWRFIEHFKVAASGGKYRPTPLPYKINFTSDTLISRSVFEDDNPCLSLVNYEDFGTDALDVNVLIDILGEVIDLGVVQTVQVHQQDRKRLNFRLRNTNGRDVACCLWGKFAEQFESIIEDGSVQTLICLIRFAKIGSYNGELQITSAFDASIVTLNPTIKEAMEFKEKLMQNDLPLTIVDKKSENKVTKIQKTDWEDVQIRSIAEILDAMEVQSCKIICSIESVDTDWGWFYFGCVAHNKRATKIRNNQIGNLTQNDKPLWRCEKCHSHAEKIEPKYKLHLNVRDDSGECKLMMLDTVASTIVGCDAVELWDGSFDEIEDPELIPMPLGALVGKSFCFGVSISSGNLDKGSNTYFVSQVWTGDNLLKLESHSEPVSALETNSSTLSTGEVQKLKANSESSSEGFTTPTVKRKEEDAELKDITSTSKKLCTKTVKLEKNKVD, from the exons atggcAAACAATCAAGCTTATGTCTACGTCCACAATGTCAAACCACACAAAGATGCTTGGAGAGTGCAcgtgaagctactccattcatgGACATCGAATACAAATTTTGGAGGGGAAACTCTAGAATGTGTTCTTGCTGATGAAAGA GGTGGCAAAATTCACGCAAGTTGCAAAAGAAATCTGATGTTCCGCCTCAAACGAAATCTCCCGATTGGTGAATGGAGATTCATAGAACACTTCAAGGTTGCTGCTTCTGGTGGAAAATATCGACCAACCCCGCTACCATACAAAATCAACTTCACAAGTGACACACTGATCTCTCGGTCAGTGTTTGAGGACGACAATCCATGTCTTTCTCTGGTGAATTATGAAGATTTCGGTACGGATGCTTTAGATGTAAATGTCTTAATCG ATATCCTTGGCGAAGTCATCGATCTTGGAGTAGTACAAACCGTGCAAGTACATCAACAAGACAGGAAAAGACTTAATTTCCGCTTGCGTAACACAAA TGGTCGTGATGTTGCATGTTGCTTGTGGGGGAAATTTGCTGAACAATTTGAGTCCATTATCGAAGATGGATCTGTTCAAACACTAATCTGTTTGATTAGGTTTGCTAAAATCGGCTCCTACAACG GTGAGTTACAAATCACAAGTGCATTTGATGCTTCAATTGTAACTCTCAACCCAACCATCAAAGAAGCCATGGAGTTTAAAGAAAA ACTTATGCAAAATGATCTTCCTCTTACTATTGTTGACAAAAAGAGTGAGAATAAGGTGACTAAGATCCAAAAAACGGATTGGGAAGATGTTCAAATCAGATCCATCGCTGAGATATTGGATGCAATGGAG GTTCAGAGTTGcaaaatcatatgttcaatTGAATCTGTTGACACAGATTGGGGTTGGTTCTACTTTGGATGTGTTGCACACAACAAACGTGCAACTAAGATTCGTAACAATCAAATTGGAAACTTGACTCAAAACGACAAACCATTATGGCGTTGCGAAAAATGTCACTCACATGCTGAAAAGATTGAACCAAA GTACAAATTGCATTTGAATGTGAGAGATGACAGTGGAGAGTGCAAATTGATGATGCTTGACACTGTTGCCAGTACCATTGTTGGTTGTGATGCTGTTGAGCTTTGGGATGGTTCATTTGATGAG ATAGAAGATCCTGAACTAATCCCCATGCCCCTCGGAGCATTAGTTGGGAAGTCTTTTTGTTTTGGAGTATCTATAAGCTCGGGAAATTTAGATAAAGGATCGAACACCTACTTTGTTTCTCAAGTTTGGACTGGTGATAATCTTCTTAAACTCGAGTCTCATTCTGAACCTGTTTCTGCCTTAGAGACAAATTCGTCCACTCTTTCTACTGGGGAG GTTCAGAAACTCAAGGCAAACTCTGAGAGCTCATCTGAAGGATTTACAACACCAACTGTTAAGCGCAAGGAAGAAGATGCTGAGCTGAAGGACATTACCTCAACCTCAAAGAAGCTATGCACTAAGACAGTGAAGTTGGAGAAGAATAAGGTTGATTAG
- the LOC108824107 gene encoding phosphatidylinositol 4-kinase gamma 2 has product MSVADVAGLTPIHRGELGFLFTHNYYYYTLKSVSVLLRLPSSSTMPMLILDVKLKIQTVCNGLRVTRQKLVFRGRELARNASLAKDYGVTDNSLLHLLFKKVCDPPLLVTVVTASGKVFDFHVDRRRNIEYLKKRISREVKGFSDVDDQEIFFRGEKLRDDRVIDGICRDGSSVIHLLLKKTTESSIGKDFLLEPLLLNPKLPQAIEEMIDRTVQGLNSGNPPVRSAEGTGGTYLMQDSSGLNYVSVFKPMDEEPMAVNNPQKLPLSSDGQGLKRGTRVGEGAIREVAAYLLDHPKKNGVMGFAGVPPTAMVRSVHKVYNNPKGVKDAKVGSLQMFMKNDGSCEDIGPGGFPVEEVHKISVFDIRMANADRHAGNILTAKGEDGKTVLIPIDHGYCLPENFEDCTFEWLYWPQAKVPFSEDTVNYINSLDAEQDIALLQLNGWDVPEAVSRVLRISTMLLKKGVERKLTAYQIGSMMCRETVNKDSAIEEIVRDAHNSVLPGSSETTFLEAVSVAMERRLDELIK; this is encoded by the exons ATGTCTGTTGCTGATGTTGCTGGATTGACCCCAATTCATAGAggagaattagggtttttgtttaCTCacaactactactactacaCACTCAAATCAGTTTCCGTGCTCCTTCGTCTTCCTTCTTCATCAACCATGCCTATGCTCATCCTCGACGTCAAACTCAAGATCCAGACCGTATGCAACGGTCTCCGCGTGACCAGACAGAAACTCGTTTTCCGTGGCCGAGAGCTCGCGAGAAACGCATCCCTTGCCAAAGACTACGGCGTCACAGATAACAGCCTCTTGCATTTGCTGTTCAAGAAAGTCTGCGATCCTCCTCTCCTCGTCACCGTCGTCACCGCCTCCGGCAAAGTCTTCGACTTTCACGTCGATCGCCGTAGGAACATCGAGTATCTCAAGAAACGGATCTCCAGAGAGGTCAAAGGGTTTAGTGACGTTGATGATCAGGAGATCTTCTTTAGAGGGGAGAAGCTTCGTGACGACAGAGTCATCGACGGGATCTGCAGAGATGGAAGCTCTGTCATCCACTTGCTGCTCAAGAAGACGACAGAGTCGTCTATTGGTAAAGACTTCTTGTTAGAACCTCTGCTTCTCAACCCCAAGTTGCCTCAGGCTATCGAGGAGATGATCGACCGCACGGTCCAAGGGTTAAACAGTGGTAATCCACCAGTGAGATCAGCTGAAGGAACGGGAGGAACGTACTTGATGCAAGACTCTTCGGGTCTCAACTACGTCTCTGTCTTCAAGCCAATGGACGAGGAACCCATGGCTGTGAACAATCCTCAGAAGCTTCCTTTGTCGTCCGACGGTCAGGGACTGAAGAGAGGTACTAGAGTTGGAGAAGGAGCGATCAGGGAAGTTGCGGCTTACTTGTTAGATCATCCTAAAAAAAACGGAGTCATGGGTTTTGCTGGTGTGCCACCGACCGCTATGGTCAGAAGCGTTCACAAAGTTTATAATAACCCAAAGGGTGTCAAAGATGCCAAAGTTGGTTCTTTGCAAATGTTCATGAAGAATGATGGGAGCTGCGAAGACATTGGCCCTGGAGGTTTTCCTGTGGAGGAAGTGCATAAGATAAGCGTCTTTGACATCAGAATGGCGAATGCAGATCGACACGCCGGAAACATATTGACAGCGAAAGGAGAAGACGGCAAAACGGTTCTAATCCCCATTGATCATGGCTATTGCTTGCCAGAGAAT TTTGAAGATTGCACATTCGAGTGGCTTTACTGGCCTCAGGCAAAAGTCCCGTTTTCTGAAGACACTGTCAACTACATAAACTCGCTAGACGCTGAACAAGACATTGCGCTTTTGCAACTCAACGGTTGGGACGTCCCTGAAGCTGTCTCACGCGTGCTGCGTATCTCCACCATGCTTCTTAAGAAAGGGGTTGAAAGAAAGCTAACGGCGTATCAAATCGGAAGCATGATGTGCAGAGAAACGGTGAACAAAGACTCTGCGATTGAAGAGATAGTGAGAGATGCTCATAACTCGGTGTTACCTGGTTCGAGTGAGACTACGTTCCTTGAAGCTGTCTCTGTGGCCATGGAACGTCGTCTGGATGAGCTAATTAAGTAA